A single window of Achromobacter xylosoxidans DNA harbors:
- a CDS encoding lipoate protein ligase C-terminal domain-containing protein, which yields MHGEYKVPGGKLVVADLEVRDGRLADVRISGDFFLEPPEALEAINRGLNGLPADAGELELALAVQSALPPDTEMFGFSAEAVAVVLRRALA from the coding sequence ATGCACGGCGAATACAAAGTCCCCGGCGGCAAGCTGGTGGTCGCGGACCTGGAAGTCCGCGACGGCCGCCTGGCCGACGTCCGCATCAGCGGTGATTTCTTCCTGGAACCGCCCGAGGCGCTGGAAGCCATCAACCGCGGCCTGAACGGCCTGCCGGCCGACGCCGGCGAACTGGAACTGGCGCTGGCGGTGCAGTCGGCGCTGCCGCCCGACACCGAAATGTTCGGCTTCTCGGCCGAGGCCGTGGCGGTGGTACTGCGGAGGGCGCTGGCATGA
- a CDS encoding DMT family transporter, whose amino-acid sequence MSPSSDRVGLAQMAAAMTLSGTLGVFVLESGQSAWNVVFFRCVFGAVSLFLYCWARGLLKPGLFTARTLALALAAGAALVLNWVLLFSAYRLASISLATAVYNVQPFFLIGLGALFLGERPTRGKLAWSVIAFAGLLLVLKLTDHSGGGAYLSGLLLGLGAAALYGITAVIVKRLKGIPPQVLALVQVTLGALMLLPMADFQALPTAPLQWGYLVALGLVHTCLMYILMYSAIQKLPTTSTAALSFIYPAVAILLDLVVYGHRMDATQVLGVAMIFLAAAGVSLNWQWRLRGGARPGAA is encoded by the coding sequence ATGTCCCCCTCATCCGATCGCGTTGGCCTGGCCCAGATGGCCGCCGCCATGACCCTGTCCGGCACCCTGGGCGTGTTCGTCCTGGAATCCGGCCAGAGCGCCTGGAACGTGGTGTTCTTCCGCTGCGTCTTCGGCGCCGTGTCGCTGTTCCTCTACTGCTGGGCCCGTGGCCTGCTCAAGCCCGGCCTGTTCACGGCCCGCACCCTGGCGCTGGCGCTGGCCGCCGGCGCCGCGCTGGTGCTGAACTGGGTGCTGCTGTTCTCGGCCTACCGCCTGGCCTCGATCTCGCTGGCCACCGCGGTCTACAACGTGCAGCCCTTCTTCCTGATCGGCCTGGGCGCGCTGTTCCTGGGCGAACGCCCCACCCGCGGCAAGCTGGCGTGGTCGGTGATCGCCTTCGCCGGCCTGCTGCTGGTGCTCAAGCTCACCGACCACAGCGGCGGCGGCGCCTACCTGTCGGGCCTGCTGCTGGGGCTGGGCGCGGCGGCGCTCTATGGCATCACCGCCGTCATCGTCAAGCGCCTGAAGGGCATCCCGCCGCAGGTGCTGGCGCTGGTGCAGGTGACGCTGGGCGCGCTGATGCTGCTGCCGATGGCCGACTTCCAGGCGCTACCCACGGCCCCGCTGCAATGGGGCTACCTGGTGGCGCTGGGCCTGGTCCACACCTGCCTGATGTACATCCTGATGTACTCGGCGATCCAGAAGCTGCCCACCACCTCGACCGCCGCCCTGAGCTTCATCTACCCGGCCGTGGCGATCCTGCTGGACCTGGTGGTGTACGGCCACCGCATGGACGCCACCCAGGTGCTGGGCGTGGCCATGATCTTCCTGGCGGCCGCCGGCGTCAGCCTGAACTGGCAGTGGCGCCTGCGCGGCGGCGCGCGGCCCGGCGCGGCCTGA
- a CDS encoding Lrp/AsnC family transcriptional regulator, with protein sequence MQNDLKIENPVLDGIDRRLVEMLTANARTTTADLARQVGMSAPSVADRLRRLEESGVIRAYTLDVDPVALGYTLEAIVRIRPLPGQLRRVEGLIQEIPEFVACDKVTGDDCFFARMVLRSISHLDGILERVTEFAETNTAIVKAHTVRGRLPPLR encoded by the coding sequence ATGCAGAATGACCTAAAAATTGAAAACCCGGTTCTCGATGGCATCGACCGCCGCCTGGTGGAGATGCTGACGGCCAATGCGCGCACCACCACCGCCGACCTGGCGCGCCAGGTCGGCATGTCCGCGCCGAGCGTGGCCGACCGCCTGCGGCGGCTGGAGGAATCGGGCGTGATCCGCGCCTACACGCTGGACGTGGATCCGGTGGCGCTGGGCTATACGCTCGAAGCGATCGTGCGCATCCGGCCGTTGCCCGGGCAGTTGCGGCGGGTCGAAGGGCTGATCCAGGAGATTCCGGAATTCGTGGCGTGCGACAAGGTCACGGGCGACGACTGCTTCTTCGCGCGCATGGTGCTGCGTTCGATCTCGCACCTGGACGGCATCCTGGAACGCGTGACCGAATTCGCCGAAACCAACACCGCCATCGTCAAGGCGCACACGGTGCGCGGCCGCCTGCCGCCGCTGCGTTGA
- a CDS encoding glutathione peroxidase — protein MSTIYDFSARDIHGADQPLAAYRGRVLLVVNVASKCGFTPQYSGLEELYRALRDDGLTVLGFPCDQFGRQEPGNEAEILDFCTTQYDITFPLFAKIDVNGANADPLYRWLKGEKPGVFGTEGIKWNFTKFLVGRDGQVIKRYAPTDTPAGLKDDIVRALAVPAA, from the coding sequence ATGAGCACGATCTACGATTTTTCGGCCCGCGACATCCACGGCGCCGACCAGCCGCTGGCCGCCTACCGCGGCCGGGTCCTGCTGGTGGTGAACGTGGCCTCGAAATGCGGCTTCACGCCGCAGTATTCGGGCCTGGAAGAGCTGTACCGCGCCTTGCGCGATGACGGCCTGACGGTGCTGGGCTTTCCCTGCGACCAGTTCGGCCGCCAGGAGCCCGGCAACGAGGCCGAGATCCTCGACTTCTGCACCACGCAGTACGACATCACCTTCCCGCTGTTCGCCAAGATCGACGTCAACGGCGCCAACGCCGACCCGCTGTACCGCTGGCTCAAGGGCGAGAAGCCCGGCGTCTTCGGCACCGAGGGCATCAAGTGGAACTTCACCAAGTTCCTGGTGGGCCGCGACGGCCAGGTGATCAAGCGCTACGCCCCCACCGACACGCCGGCCGGGCTGAAGGACGACATCGTTCGCGCCCTGGCGGTCCCCGCCGCCTGA
- a CDS encoding glutathione S-transferase N-terminal domain-containing protein has protein sequence MIDLYYWTTPNGHKITIFLEEAGLPYEIHPVNISKGDQFKPEFLAIAPNNRIPAIVDQQPADGGAPLSLFESGAILQYLAEKTGRFLPADVRGRAEVSQWLFWQMGGLGPMAGQNHHFSGYAPERIPYAIERYVKETNRLYGVLNKRLADREFVAGDYSIADMASYPWIVPHAKQGQDLNDFPHLKRWFDAIAARPAVQRAYALADKVNTAPSVSDEESRRILFGQTAQNVR, from the coding sequence ATGATCGATCTCTATTACTGGACCACCCCGAACGGCCACAAGATCACGATTTTCCTGGAAGAAGCCGGACTGCCGTACGAGATCCACCCGGTCAACATCAGCAAGGGCGACCAGTTCAAGCCCGAATTCCTGGCCATCGCGCCCAACAACCGCATTCCCGCCATCGTCGACCAGCAGCCGGCCGACGGCGGCGCGCCGCTGTCGCTGTTCGAGTCCGGCGCCATCCTGCAGTACCTGGCCGAAAAAACCGGCCGCTTCCTGCCCGCCGACGTGCGCGGCCGCGCCGAGGTCTCGCAATGGCTGTTCTGGCAGATGGGCGGCCTGGGCCCCATGGCCGGCCAGAACCACCACTTCTCGGGTTACGCGCCCGAGCGCATCCCCTATGCCATCGAGCGCTACGTCAAGGAAACCAACCGCCTCTACGGCGTGCTGAACAAGCGCCTGGCCGACCGCGAATTCGTCGCCGGCGACTACTCCATCGCCGACATGGCGTCCTACCCCTGGATCGTGCCGCACGCCAAGCAGGGCCAGGACCTGAACGACTTCCCGCACCTGAAGCGCTGGTTCGACGCCATCGCCGCGCGCCCGGCCGTGCAGCGCGCCTATGCGCTGGCCGACAAGGTCAACACCGCGCCGTCGGTCAGCGACGAGGAATCGCGCCGCATCCTGTTCGGCCAGACCGCCCAGAACGTGCGCTGA
- a CDS encoding GNAT family N-acetyltransferase → MTDSPLRFRRARVGDLPEIVAMLADDELGAKREDPSIPLNPRYTAAFAAIEQDPNQYFAVVERDARLIGCLQLSFIPGLSRLGQWRGQIESVRIASSARGQGLGRAMFEWAIEQCRAQGCAMVQLTTDRARPDARRFYESLGFVASHDGMKLSL, encoded by the coding sequence ATGACCGACTCCCCGCTGCGGTTCCGCCGCGCGCGCGTGGGCGACCTGCCCGAGATCGTGGCCATGCTGGCCGACGACGAACTCGGCGCCAAGCGCGAAGATCCCTCGATTCCGCTCAACCCCCGCTACACTGCGGCTTTTGCCGCCATCGAGCAGGACCCGAACCAGTACTTCGCGGTGGTCGAGCGCGACGCGCGCCTGATCGGCTGTTTGCAGTTATCGTTCATACCCGGCCTGTCGCGGCTGGGCCAGTGGCGCGGACAGATCGAAAGCGTGCGCATCGCCTCGTCGGCGCGCGGCCAGGGCCTGGGACGCGCCATGTTCGAGTGGGCCATCGAGCAGTGCCGCGCGCAGGGATGCGCCATGGTGCAGCTGACCACCGACCGCGCCCGGCCCGACGCCCGCCGCTTCTACGAAAGCCTGGGTTTCGTGGCCAGCCATGACGGCATGAAACTGAGCCTGTAG
- a CDS encoding biotin/lipoate A/B protein ligase family protein: MTRTDWNDYDWQLIHEAPQRPALHMALDAVITDEVGAGTRPPTLRIWEWSAPAVVIGRFQSLKNEVDPEGARRHGIEVVRRVSGGGAMFIEPGNSITYSLSAPQALVHGMSFQESYAFLDAWVLQALQGLGIKAWYQPLNDIASDIGKIGGAAQARRAGAVLHHVTMSYDIDADKMVEVLRIGREKLSDKGTTSAKKRVDPLRTQTGLAREVIIQRMVDTFASLHRLTPGQLGAATLAQAETQAAEKFSTPEWTAVVP; this comes from the coding sequence ATGACGCGCACCGACTGGAACGACTACGACTGGCAACTGATCCACGAAGCCCCGCAGCGCCCCGCGCTGCACATGGCGCTGGACGCCGTCATCACCGATGAGGTCGGCGCCGGCACGCGCCCGCCCACCCTGCGCATCTGGGAATGGTCGGCGCCCGCGGTCGTGATCGGCCGCTTCCAATCGCTCAAGAACGAAGTCGATCCCGAAGGCGCCCGGCGCCACGGCATCGAGGTGGTGCGCCGCGTCAGCGGCGGCGGCGCCATGTTCATCGAACCGGGCAACAGCATCACCTATTCCCTCAGCGCGCCGCAGGCGCTGGTGCACGGCATGAGCTTCCAGGAAAGCTATGCCTTCCTGGACGCGTGGGTACTACAAGCGCTGCAGGGGCTGGGCATCAAGGCCTGGTACCAGCCGCTCAACGACATCGCCTCGGACATCGGCAAGATCGGCGGCGCGGCCCAGGCGCGCCGCGCAGGGGCAGTGCTGCACCACGTCACCATGTCCTACGACATCGACGCCGATAAAATGGTGGAAGTCTTGCGCATCGGGCGCGAGAAACTGTCGGACAAGGGCACCACCAGCGCCAAGAAGCGGGTCGACCCGCTGCGCACCCAGACCGGGCTGGCGCGCGAGGTCATCATCCAGCGCATGGTGGACACCTTCGCCAGCCTGCACCGGCTGACGCCGGGCCAATTGGGCGCGGCCACGCTGGCCCAGGCCGAGACCCAGGCCGCCGAAAAGTTCTCCACGCCCGAATGGACCGCGGTCGTCCCCTGA